The sequence below is a genomic window from Brevibacillus laterosporus.
CACAGCTTACTCCCAAGATTTCCTCAAGTAGTAAGCTTAATTGATCAGGGCATTCTTTTGTACGAGAAAATTGAAAGTGCGATTATACCAGCAAAAAAATCAGCTACACGCAAAAAACAGCACACGATCGAATAATCTTTCTTGAAAAAAGACCTTTTCACCACTTGAAACTTCAGCAAGTTTCATGATGAGAAGGTCTTTTTGTTTTCCTATTTTTTCGCCTGCAACATTGCTCCTAGCTTCAAGGACATAGCTACATTGCGCGCCGTCCGCTCCATATTTTGAGCCCCTTCTTGCAAAATCTCTTCTAAGGGAGCCAGATGCGGAATGATCGGGAATAAAAGATCAATTCCATACTCATGCACAACATTGCTTTCCTCGGTCAGGCAACCCGCAATTCCGATCACTGGAACATGATACTGCTTTGCAGTTTTGGCTACACCAATCGGGGTTTTACCATGAATGGTCTGAAAGTCTACGCGCCCTTCCCCTGTGATGACAAAATCAGCATCCTGCACATGTTTTGCCAACCCAGTAGCCTCTATTACGATCTGAATACCACGTTTTAATTCACATTGAAAGAAAGCTAATACACCTGCTCCTAGACCACCTGCTGCCCCAGCTCCTTCAATCTGATCAACATCTTTACCAAGGCATTCTTTTAATTTCTTCGCATAATGTGCTAAATTTTTATCCAGAAAAGCTACTTGCTGTGAGGTTGCCCCTTTTTGCGGTCCAAATACTGCGGAAGCCCCCTTTGGTCCTGTCAATGGATTATCAACGTCACAAGCTACTTCAAAGGTTACCTGTTGTAGACGCGGGTCAAGACCACTTATATCAATTTGATCAAGCTTACCAAGCTCTCCGCCCCCGCTACCAAGATCTTTACCGTTCTGATCTAGTAACCGTACCCCTAATGCCTGTGCTACACCGGCACCGCCATCATTCGTTGCACTTCCACCTAATCCTAGTATGATATGTGTAACGCCTAAATCCAAAGCATGAAGAATCAGTTCACCAGTCCCCCGCGTTGTTGTGAGAAGCGGGTTTCTTTGTTCACGCGGCACTAGCTGCAAACCAGAAGCTGCTGCCATCTCAATAACCGCCGTCTTTTTATCGCCCAATAAACCGTAGAATGCATCCACAGGTTGATCCATAGGACCCGTCACTTTACAAGTAACAATCTCTCCACCAGTAGCATCCACCAGCGATTGAACCGTACCTTCTCCACCATCTGCCATCGGTACCAATACACACTCTGCATCAGGGAAGACTTCTTTTACTCCTTTTTCAATTGCTTCTGCCGCCTGCAAAGCTGTAAGACTTTCTTTAAAAGAATCCGGTGCAATAACGAATTTCATGGTTGTCTCTCCTCTCAGGTGTTACCCTTGCTATTTTTTTAGCCAAGAATTTGGAAGATACCAAACAAAAGGGTAGAAATTACAGCAAGCACCAAACCAATAGCTGTTTCATAAGGAATTAAGCGCAAACGTTCTTTCATCGCCATATTGACGCTACCACCTGTTGCATGGAAGAAGCTTCCGTGTGGCATATGATCAAATACGGTTGCACCTGCATGTATCATCGCTGCTGCTGCAAGTGAGCTTACACCTAACTCAACGATCGTACTACCAAAAACAGAACTTGCTACCACGGTACCAGCTGTTGTAGAAGCCGTAGCCAAAGACATTAGCGCACCGCTAATTGGTGCCAGCAGATAGGCTGGGAGACCGGATGCCGTCAATCCTGAAATAATAACGCCTTTTAACTCTGAGTTGGCAATAATTCCTGCAAGTGTCCCTGTACCAATCAACATGATTGCTACACCAGACATTTTTCCTAACCCATATATCGCATACTGATTAATTTTCTTTGCACGCCCCATAGCAATTGCACCTACAAGACCACCAACTGGTAAAGCAATTAGCGGATCTATATTGATGTTGAATAGAGGACGCAAAGCCAGCAGAACAATCGCTGTAAGCGGTGCCAAAATAGCTGCTCCAAAACTCGGTAATGTACTTCTATCAACTTCATTAATTTCACTTTTTTCTACTTTGCTTCCTTTTTGCGACAGACGCTTGGCAATAAAGTAGGTCACTACTACTCCAAAGATAGCTGGAATAATTCCTGCCGCCATCACGGATGTCAATGGTACGTAAAATGTATCTGCTGCTGCGATCGTGTTAGGATTCGGTGACATAATGTTACCAGCTTTTCCTCCACCAATCATCGCAAGCAAAATTCCCATTTTAGATATATCAGCGCGCTGCGCGATTGCAAGAGCAATCGGAGCTACGGTAATAACAGCTACGTCGATAAAAACTCCCACAGCTGTCAAAATCATCGTCGCGATAGCTAGTGCTAGTAGTGCTCTGGTTTCGCCTACTTTTTTCACAATGGTCTCAGCGATCGTGGATGCTGCTCCCGATTCAATTAGTACACCAGCCAAGACACCAGCTGCAAGGATACGTAGGACAGCTGGAATAACTCCCTTGGTGCCTTCAATCATTAGGGTCACGGTGTCTGGCAAACTGACTCCCCCAATAATACCACCAATCAAGGCACCAGCTATCATTCCATAAGCAGGCGGCACTTTACGTAAAATAAGGACGATTGCTACAACCAACGCTGCTAATGCCCCGAAAACGCTTACGGTTACATCCATGTG
It includes:
- a CDS encoding glycerate kinase, with amino-acid sequence MKFVIAPDSFKESLTALQAAEAIEKGVKEVFPDAECVLVPMADGGEGTVQSLVDATGGEIVTCKVTGPMDQPVDAFYGLLGDKKTAVIEMAAASGLQLVPREQRNPLLTTTRGTGELILHALDLGVTHIILGLGGSATNDGGAGVAQALGVRLLDQNGKDLGSGGGELGKLDQIDISGLDPRLQQVTFEVACDVDNPLTGPKGASAVFGPQKGATSQQVAFLDKNLAHYAKKLKECLGKDVDQIEGAGAAGGLGAGVLAFFQCELKRGIQIVIEATGLAKHVQDADFVITGEGRVDFQTIHGKTPIGVAKTAKQYHVPVIGIAGCLTEESNVVHEYGIDLLFPIIPHLAPLEEILQEGAQNMERTARNVAMSLKLGAMLQAKK
- a CDS encoding GntP family permease, with the protein product MDVTVSVFGALAALVVAIVLILRKVPPAYGMIAGALIGGIIGGVSLPDTVTLMIEGTKGVIPAVLRILAAGVLAGVLIESGAASTIAETIVKKVGETRALLALAIATMILTAVGVFIDVAVITVAPIALAIAQRADISKMGILLAMIGGGKAGNIMSPNPNTIAAADTFYVPLTSVMAAGIIPAIFGVVVTYFIAKRLSQKGSKVEKSEINEVDRSTLPSFGAAILAPLTAIVLLALRPLFNINIDPLIALPVGGLVGAIAMGRAKKINQYAIYGLGKMSGVAIMLIGTGTLAGIIANSELKGVIISGLTASGLPAYLLAPISGALMSLATASTTAGTVVASSVFGSTIVELGVSSLAAAAMIHAGATVFDHMPHGSFFHATGGSVNMAMKERLRLIPYETAIGLVLAVISTLLFGIFQILG